The proteins below are encoded in one region of Lactuca sativa cultivar Salinas chromosome 3, Lsat_Salinas_v11, whole genome shotgun sequence:
- the LOC128132688 gene encoding putative disease resistance protein At3g14460 — protein MAEIVLSAFLTVVFEKLASEALKKIVRSKGIESELKKLKKTLDQIQDLLNDASQKEVTNEAVKRWLNDLQHLAYDIDDLLDDLATEAIHRELTEEGGASTSVVRKLIPSCCTSFSQSNRMHAKLDDIATRLQELVEAKNNLGLSVITYEKPKIERYEASLVDESGIVGREDDKKKLLEKLLGDKDESGSQNFSIVPIVGMGGVGKTTLARLLYDEKKVKDHFELRAWVCVSDEFSVPNISRVIYQSVTGENKEFADLNLLQEALKKKLQNKLFLIVLDDIWSESYGDWEKLVGPFHAGTSGSRIIMTTRKEQLLKQLGFSHEDPLHSIDSLQRLSQEDALSLFSQHAFGVPNFDSHPTLRPYGEQFVKKCGGLPLALRILGRLLRTKTDEEEWKSLLDSEIWSLGNEDKIVPVLRLSYNDLSATLKLLFAYCSLFPKDYVFDKEELVLLWMAEGFLQHSAARNSMQQWGQKCFEELLSRSFFQHAPHDKSLFVMHDLLNDMATYVAGDFFSRLDIEIKQEFGKEPLKKQRHMSFVCEDYVVYKRFKPLKGAKSLRTFLALSVGVVGSWITFYLSNKVLNDLLQELPLLRVLSLTHLTISEVPEVVGSMKHLRYLNLSWTSITHLPENVCNLYNLQTLILSSCYKLIKLPESFSKLKDLQHFDMMGSFMLKTMPLGIGELKSLHTLSSDIGLKLTELKNLQNLHGKVCIDGLGNVENSADAREANFSRKRFSELVLDWGDEFNVLRTKSLEKEILNELMPYNGTLEKLRISLYRGVEFPNWVGDPSYRRLTIVSIESCEESTSLPMLGQLPSLKELFIGGMSKVKVVGMEFLGTDLAFPSLEILEFDSMSGWEEWSTKSGAFPCLQELCIEDCPNLVRVSLEALPSLRVLKLRKCGHGVLKSLVDIALSITKLEIDDISGLTDEVWRGMIGCLGAVEEIKISECNEIRYLWESEAEASKLLMNLKMLELRKCENLVSLGEKDKEDNCGSSLTSFSWLGVWNCNSLEHCSCPDSMETLDIWDCDSITSVSFPTGGGQKLKSLVIWDCKKLSEKELGGKEKTRFLIKSKMQMLEFVFIANWPNLKSISELSCFIHLNRLCISECPGMESFPDHELPNLTSLTELTIKKCTSMDASFPRGLWPPKLCRLEIGELKKPISEWGPQNFPTSLSHLTLYGGPYDDVKNFAQLSHLLPSSLTSLGIDRFEKLDSVSTGLQHLTSLQHLFICNCPKTVDLPEKLLSSLLVLRIVKCPNLKEKSCKGGSYWPLISLIPYLDIDE, from the coding sequence ATGGCTGAAATCgttctttctgccttcttgacaGTGGTCTTTGAAAAACTGGCATCTGAAGCCTTGAAGAAGATTGTTCGCTCCAAAGGAATTGAATCTGAGCTCAAGAAACTGAAGAAGACATTAGACCAAATCCAAGATCTGCTTAACGACGCTTCCCAGAAGGAAGTAACTAATGAAGCCGTTAAAAGATGGCTGAATGATCTCCAACATTTGGCTTATGACATAGACGACCTACTTGATGATCTTGCAACAGAAGCTATTCATCGTGAGTTGACCGAGGAGGGTGGAGCCTCCACCAGTGTGGTAAGAAAACTAATCCCAAGTTGTTGCACAAGTTTCTCACAAAGTAATAGGATGCATGCCAAGTTAGATGATATTGCCACCAGGTTACAAGAACTGGTAGAGGCAAAAAATAATCTTGGTTTAAGTGTGATAACATATGAAAAGCCAAAAATTGAAAGGTATGAGGCGTCTTTGGTAGATGAAAGCGGTATTGTCGGACGTGAAGATGATAAGAAAAAATTGCTGGAGAAGCTGTTGGGGGATAAAGATGAATCAGGGAGTCAAAACTTCAGCATCGTGCCCATAGTTGGTATGGGTGGAGTTGGCAAAACAACTCTAGCTAGACTCTTGTATGATGAAAAGAAAGTGAAGGATCACTTCGAACTCAGGGCCTGGGTTTGTGTTTCTGATGAGTTCAGTGTTCCTAATATAAGCAGAGTTATCTATCAATCTGTGACTGGGGAAAACAAGGAATTTGCAGATTTAAATCTGCTTCAAGAAGCTCTTAAAAAGAAACTTCAGAACAAACTATTTTTAATAGTTTTAGATGATATATGGTCTGAAAGCTATGGTGATTGGGAGAAATTAGTGGGCCCATTTCATGCTGGGACTTCTGGAAGTAGAATAATCATGACTACTCGGAAGGAGCAATTACTCAAACAGCTGGGTTTTTCTCATGAAGACCCTCTGCATAGCATAGACTCCCTGCAACGTCTATCACAAGAAGATGCTTTGTCTTTGTTTTCTCAACACGCATTTGGTGTACCTAACTTTGATTCACATCCAACACTAAGGCCATATGGGGAACAGTTTGTGAAAAAATGTGGGGGATTGCCTTTGGCTTTAAGAATACTTGGAAGGTTATTAAGGACAAAAACAGATGAGGAAGAATGGAAATCTCTGTTGGATAGTGAGATATGGAGTTTAGGAAATGAAGATAAGATTGTTCCTGTTCTTAGACTAAGCTACAATGATCTTTCTGCCACTTTGAAGTTGTTGTTTGCATACTGCTCTTTGTTCCCCAAGGACTATGTGTTTGACAAAGAGGAGTTGGTTCTGCTGTGGATGGCGGAAGGGTTTTTGCAACACTCTGCTGCAAGAAATTCAATGCAGCAGTGGGGTCAGAAATGTTTTGAAGAGTTGCTGTCAAGGTCATTTTTTCAACATGCTCCTCATGACAAATCGTTGTTTGTGATGCATGACCTCCTGAATGACATGGCCACATATGTTGCTGGAGACTTTTTTTCAAGGTTAGACATTGAGATAAAACAGGAATTTGGGAAGGAACCTTTGAAAAAGCAACGACATATGTCATTTGTTTGTGAGGATTATGTGGTTTACAAAAGGTTTAAGCCATTAAAAGGAGCTAAAAGTTTGAGAACATTTTTAGCATTGTCTGTTGGGGTGGTAGGAAGTTGGATAacattttatttatcaaataaggtccTGAATGACTTACTTCAGGAGTTACCATTGTTAAGGGTCCTAAGTTTGACTCATCTTACAATAAGTGAGGTACCAGAAGTGGTGGGTAGTATGAAGCACTTGCGGTATCTTAATCTATCTTGGACTTCAATTACCCATTTACCGGAAAATGTCTGCAATCTTTATAATTTACAGACGTTGATTCTTTCTAGCTGTTATAAATTGATTAAGTTGCCCGAGAGCTTCTCAAAGCTTAAAGATTTGCAGCATTTTGACATGATGGGTAGTTTCATGTTGAAGACGATGCCCTTAGGGATTGGTGAGTTGAAAAGTCTTCACACTCTCTCCAGTGATATTGGCTTAAAATTAACCGAGCTTAAGAACTTGCAAAATCTCCATGGGAAAGTTTGTATTGATGGGCTGGGAAATGTGGAAAATTCAGCGGACGCACGTGAGGCGAACTTCTCTCGAAAAAGGTTTAGTGAGTTAGTGTTGGATTGGGGTGATGAGTTTAATGTCCTTCGAACAAAATCACTTGAAAAAGAGATCCTCAATGAGCTGATGCCTTATAATGGTACTCTAGAAAAACTCAGAATTTCTTTATATAGAGGTGTAGAGTTTCCAAATTGGGTTGGGGATCCATCCTATCGTCGGTTGACTATAGTGTCGATAGAAAGCTGTGAAGAATCAACCTCTCTACCAATGCTTGGGCAACTACCATCACTGAAGGAGCTGTTTATTGGTGGGATGAGTAAGGTGAAGGTTGTAGGTATGGAGTTTCTTGGGACCGATCTTGCATTTCCTTCACTTGAAATCCTAGAGTTTGATAGTATGTCAGGGTGGGAGGAATGGTCAACAAAGAGTGGGGCGTTTCCTTGCCTTCAAGAGCTTTGTATTGAAGATTGTCCTAATCTGGTCCGGGTCTCCCTTGAAGCACTACCTTCACTAAGGGTTCTGAAACTAAGAAAATGTGGTCATGGTGTATTGAAAAGCCTGGTTGATATAGCTTTGTCAATCACCAAGTTGGAAATAGATGATATTTCAGGGCTTACTGACGAGGTGTGGAGAGGTATGATTGGGTGTCTAGGGGCAGTTGAAGAAATAAAAATCAGCGAATGTAATGAAATAAGATACTTGTGGGAATCAGAAGCAGAGGCAAGTAAGCTTCTTATGAATTTAAAGATGTTGGAGTTaagaaaatgtgaaaatttgGTGAGTTTAGGGGAGAAAGATAAGGAGGATAATTGTGGGAGCAGCCTAACATCTTTTAGTTGGTTGGGAGTATGGAATTGTAACAGCTTGGAGCATTGCAGTTGTCCTGATAGCATGGAGACTTTGGATATTTGGGATTGTGATTCAATTACATCCGTCTCCTTCCCAACAGGAGGAGGGCAGAAGCTCAAGTCACTTGTCATTTGGGATTGCAAGAAACTATCGGAAAAGGAGTTGGGAGGAAAAGAGAAGACAAGGTTTCTTATAAAATCAAAAATGCAGATGCTTGAATTTGTATTTATAGCTAATTGGCCAAATCTGAAATCCAtcagtgaattgagttgcttcaTTCACCTGAACAGATTATGTATATCAGAGTGTCCAGGTATGGAGTCATTTCCTGACCATGAGTTGCCGAATCTCACCTCGTTAACAGAACTAACAATTAAAAAGTGTACAAGTATGGATGCATCCTTTCCTCGTGGGCTTTGGCCTCCGAAATTGTGTCGGCTTGAAATAGGAGAGTTGAAGAAGCCCATCTCAGAGTGGGGCCCACAGAATTTCCCAACCTCACTTTCTCACTTAACATTGTATGGCGGACCATATGATGATGTGAAAAACTTTGCGCAGTTGTCCCATCTTTTACCTTCATCTCTTACTTCTCTTGGCATAGATCGATTTGAGAAACTGGATTCGGTTTCAACGGGACTACAACACCTCACCTCCCTCCAACATCTCTTCATTTGCAACTGCCCAAAGACGGTGGATCTACCAGAAAAGTTGTTGTCTTCACTTCTGGTTTTGAGAATAGTAAAATGCCCAAATCTGAAAGAAAAGAGTTGCAAAGGAGGCTCCTATTGGCCCCTCATCTCCCTTATCCCCTACTTGGACATAGACGAGTAA
- the LOC111883309 gene encoding putative disease resistance RPP13-like protein 1 — protein MAEIVLSAFLTVVFEKLASEALKKIVRSKGIESELKKLKKTLDQIQDLLNDASQKEVTNEAVKRWLNDLQHLAYDIDDLLDDLATEAIHRELTEEGGASTSVVRKLIPSCCTSFSQSNRMHAKLDDIATRLQELVEAKNNLGLSVITYEKPKIERYEASLVDESGIVGREDDKKKLLEKLLGDKDESGSQNFSIVPIVGMGGVGKTTLARLLYDEKKVKDHFELRAWVCVSDEFSVPNISRVIYQSVTGENKEFADLNLLQEALKKKLQNKLFLIVLDDIWSESYGDWEKLVGPFHAGTSGSRIIMTTRKEQLLKQLGFSHEDPLHSIDSLQRLSQEDALSLFSQHAFGVPNFDSHPTLRPYGEQFVKKCGGLPLALRILGRLLRTKTDEEEWKSLLDSEIWSLGNEDKIVPVLRLSYNDLSATLKLLFAYCSLFPKDYVFDKEELVLLWMAEGFLQHSAARNSMQQWGQKCFEELLSRSFFQHAPHDKSLFVMHDLLNDMATYVAGDFFSRLDIEIKQEFGKEPLKKQRHMSFVCEDYVVYKRFKPLKGAKSLRTFLALSVGVVGSWITFYLSNKVLNDLLQELPLLRVLSLTHLTISEVPEVVGSMKHLRYLNLSWTSITHLPENVCNLYNLQTLILSSCYKLIKLPESFSKLKDLQHFDMMGSFMLKTMPLGIGELKSLHTLSSDIGLKLTELKNLQNLHGKVCIDGLGNVENSADAREANFSRKRFSELVLDWGDEFNVLRTKSLEKEILNELMPYNGTLEKLRISLYRGVEFPNWVGDPSYRRLTIVSIESCEESTSLPMLGQLPSLKELFIGGMSKVKVVGMEFLGTDLAFPSLEILEFDSMSGWEEWSTKSGAFPCLQELCIEDCPNLVRVSLEALPSLRVLKLRKCGHGVLKSLVDIALSITKLEIDDISGLTDEVWRGMIGCLGAVEEIKISECNEIRYLWESEAEASKLLMNLKMLELRKCENLVSLGEKDKEDNCGSSLTSFSWLGVWNCNSLEHCSCPDSMETLDIWDCDSITSVSFPTGGGQKLKSLVIWDCKKLSEKELGGKEKTRFLIKSKMQMLEFVFIANWPNLKSISELSCFIHLNRLCISECPGMESFPDHELPNLTSLTELTIKKCTSMDASFPRGL, from the coding sequence ATGGCTGAAATCgttctttctgccttcttgacaGTGGTCTTTGAAAAACTGGCATCTGAAGCCTTGAAGAAGATTGTTCGCTCCAAAGGAATTGAATCTGAGCTCAAGAAACTGAAGAAGACATTAGACCAAATCCAAGATCTGCTTAACGACGCTTCCCAGAAGGAAGTAACTAATGAAGCCGTTAAAAGATGGCTGAATGATCTCCAACATTTGGCTTATGACATAGACGACCTACTTGATGATCTTGCAACAGAAGCTATTCATCGTGAGTTGACCGAGGAGGGTGGAGCCTCCACCAGTGTGGTAAGAAAACTAATCCCAAGTTGTTGCACAAGTTTCTCACAAAGTAATAGGATGCATGCCAAGTTAGATGATATTGCCACCAGGTTACAAGAACTGGTAGAGGCAAAAAATAATCTTGGTTTAAGTGTGATAACATATGAAAAGCCAAAAATTGAAAGGTATGAGGCGTCTTTGGTAGATGAAAGCGGTATTGTCGGACGTGAAGATGATAAGAAAAAATTGCTGGAGAAGCTGTTGGGGGATAAAGATGAATCAGGGAGTCAAAACTTCAGCATCGTGCCCATAGTTGGTATGGGTGGAGTTGGCAAAACAACTCTAGCTAGACTCTTGTATGATGAAAAGAAAGTGAAGGATCACTTCGAACTCAGGGCCTGGGTTTGTGTTTCTGATGAGTTCAGTGTTCCCAATATAAGCAGAGTTATCTATCAATCTGTGACTGGGGAAAACAAGGAATTTGCAGATTTAAATCTGCTTCAAGAAGCTCTTAAAAAGAAACTTCAGAACAAACTATTTTTAATAGTTTTAGATGATATATGGTCTGAAAGCTATGGTGATTGGGAGAAATTAGTGGGCCCATTTCATGCTGGGACTTCTGGAAGTAGAATAATCATGACTACTCGGAAGGAGCAATTACTCAAACAGCTGGGTTTTTCTCATGAAGACCCTCTGCATAGCATAGACTCCCTGCAACGTCTATCACAAGAAGATGCTTTGTCTTTGTTTTCTCAACACGCATTTGGTGTACCTAACTTTGATTCACATCCAACACTAAGGCCATATGGGGAACAGTTTGTGAAAAAATGTGGGGGATTGCCTTTGGCTTTAAGAATACTTGGAAGGTTATTAAGGACAAAAACAGATGAGGAAGAATGGAAATCTCTGTTGGATAGTGAGATATGGAGTTTAGGAAATGAAGATAAGATTGTTCCTGTTCTTAGACTAAGCTACAATGATCTTTCTGCCACTTTGAAGTTGTTGTTTGCATACTGCTCTTTGTTCCCCAAGGACTATGTGTTTGACAAAGAGGAGTTGGTTCTGCTGTGGATGGCGGAAGGGTTTTTGCAACACTCTGCTGCAAGAAATTCAATGCAGCAGTGGGGTCAGAAATGTTTTGAAGAGTTGCTGTCAAGGTCATTTTTTCAACATGCTCCTCATGACAAATCGTTGTTTGTGATGCATGACCTCCTGAATGACATGGCCACATATGTTGCTGGAGACTTTTTTTCAAGGTTAGACATTGAGATAAAACAGGAATTTGGGAAGGAACCTTTGAAAAAGCAACGACATATGTCATTTGTTTGTGAGGATTATGTGGTTTACAAAAGGTTTAAGCCATTAAAAGGAGCTAAAAGTTTGAGAACATTTTTAGCATTGTCTGTTGGGGTGGTAGGAAGTTGGATAacattttatttatcaaataaggtccTGAATGACTTACTTCAGGAGTTACCATTGTTAAGGGTCCTAAGTTTGACTCATCTTACAATAAGTGAGGTACCAGAAGTGGTGGGTAGTATGAAGCACTTGCGGTATCTTAATCTATCTTGGACTTCAATTACCCATTTACCGGAAAATGTCTGCAATCTTTATAATTTACAGACGTTGATTCTTTCTAGCTGTTATAAATTGATTAAGTTGCCCGAGAGCTTCTCAAAGCTTAAAGATTTGCAGCATTTTGACATGATGGGTAGTTTCATGTTGAAGACGATGCCCTTAGGGATTGGTGAGTTGAAAAGTCTTCACACTCTCTCCAGTGATATTGGCTTAAAATTAACCGAGCTTAAGAACTTGCAAAATCTCCATGGGAAAGTTTGTATTGATGGGCTGGGAAATGTGGAAAATTCAGCGGACGCACGTGAGGCGAACTTCTCTCGAAAAAGGTTTAGTGAGTTAGTGTTGGATTGGGGTGATGAGTTTAATGTCCTTCGAACAAAATCACTTGAAAAAGAGATCCTCAATGAGCTGATGCCTTATAATGGTACTCTAGAAAAACTCAGAATTTCTTTATATAGAGGTGTAGAGTTTCCAAATTGGGTTGGGGATCCATCCTATCGTCGGTTGACTATAGTGTCGATAGAAAGCTGTGAAGAATCAACCTCTCTACCAATGCTTGGGCAACTACCATCACTGAAGGAGCTGTTTATTGGTGGGATGAGTAAGGTGAAGGTTGTAGGTATGGAGTTTCTTGGGACCGATCTTGCATTTCCTTCACTTGAAATCCTAGAGTTTGATAGTATGTCAGGGTGGGAGGAATGGTCAACAAAGAGTGGGGCGTTTCCTTGCCTTCAAGAGCTTTGTATTGAAGATTGTCCTAATCTGGTCCGGGTCTCCCTTGAAGCACTACCTTCACTAAGGGTTCTGAAACTAAGAAAATGTGGTCATGGTGTATTGAAAAGCCTGGTTGATATAGCTTTGTCAATCACCAAGTTGGAAATAGATGATATTTCAGGGCTTACTGACGAGGTGTGGAGAGGTATGATTGGGTGTCTAGGGGCAGTTGAAGAAATAAAAATCAGCGAATGTAATGAAATAAGATACTTGTGGGAATCAGAAGCAGAGGCAAGTAAGCTTCTTATGAATTTAAAGATGTTGGAGTTaagaaaatgtgaaaatttgGTGAGTTTAGGGGAGAAAGATAAGGAGGATAATTGTGGGAGCAGCCTAACATCTTTTAGTTGGTTGGGAGTATGGAATTGTAACAGCTTGGAGCATTGCAGTTGTCCTGATAGCATGGAGACTTTGGATATTTGGGATTGTGATTCAATTACATCCGTCTCCTTCCCAACAGGAGGAGGGCAGAAGCTCAAGTCACTTGTCATTTGGGATTGCAAGAAACTATCGGAAAAGGAGTTGGGAGGAAAAGAGAAGACAAGGTTTCTTATAAAATCAAAAATGCAGATGCTTGAATTTGTATTTATAGCTAATTGGCCAAATCTGAAATCCAtcagtgaattgagttgcttcaTTCACCTGAACAGATTATGTATATCAGAGTGTCCAGGTATGGAGTCATTTCCTGACCATGAGTTGCCGAATCTCACCTCGTTAACAGAACTAACAATTAAAAAGTGTACAAGTATGGATGCATCCTTTCCTCGTGGGCTTTGA
- the LOC128132689 gene encoding putative disease resistance protein At3g14460 — translation MAEIVLSAFLTVVFEKLASEALKKIVRSKGIESELKKLKKTLDQIQDLLNDASQKEVTNEAVKRWLNDLQHLAYDIDDLLDDLATEAIHRELTEEGGASTSVVRKLIPSCCTSFSQSNRMHAKLDDIATRLQELVEAKNNLGLSVITYEKPKIERYEASLVDESGIVGREDDKKKLLEKLLGDKDESGSQNFSIVPIVGMGGVGKTTLARLLYDEKKVKDHFELRAWVCVSDEFSVTNISRVIYQSVTGENKEFADLNLLQEALKKKLQNKLFLIVLDDIWSESYGDWEKLVGPFHAGTSGSRIIMTTRKEQLLKQLGFSHEDPLHSIDSLQRLSQEDALSLFSQHAFGVPNFDSHPTLRPYGEQFVKKCGGLPLALRILGRLLRTKTDEEEWKSLLDSEIWSLGNEDKIVPVLRLSYNDLSATLKLLFAYCSLFPKDYVFDKEELVLLWMAEGFLQHSAARNSMQQWGQKCFEELLSRSFFQHAPHDKSLFVMHDLLNDMATYVAGDFFSRLDIEIKQEFGKEPLKKQRHMSFVCEDYVVYKRFKPLKGAKSLRTFLALSVGVVGSWITFYLSNKVLNDLLQELPLLRVLSLTHLTISEVPEVVGSMKHLRYLNLSWTSITHLPENVCNLYNLQTLILSSCYKLIKLPESFSKLKDLQHFDMMGSFMLKTMPLGIGELKSLHTLSSDIGLKLTELKNLQNLHGKVCIDGLGNVENSADAREANFSRKRFSELVLDWGDEFNVLRTKSLEKEILNELMPYNGTLEKLRISLYRGVEFPNWVGDPSYRRLTIVSIESCEESTSLPMLGQLPSLKELFIGGMSKVKVVGMEFLGTDLAFPSLEILEFDSMSGWEEWSTKSGAFPCLQELCIEDCPNLVRVSLEALPSLRVLKLRKCGHGVLKSLVDIALSITKLEIDDISGLTDEVWRGMIGCLGAVEEIKISECNEIRYLWESEAEASKLLMNLKMLELRKCENLVSLGEKDKEDNCGSSLTSFSWLGVWNCNSLEHCSCPDSMETLDIWDCDSITSVSFPTGGGQKLKSLVIWDCKKLSEKELGGKEKTRFLIKSKMQMLEFVFIANWPNLKSISELSCFIHLNRLCISECPGMESFPDHELPNLTSLTELTIKKCTSMDASFPRGLWPPKLCRLEIGELKKPISEWGPQNFPTSLSHLTLYGGPYDDVKNFAQLSHLLPSSLTSLGIDRFEKLDSVSTGLQHLTSLQHLFICNCPKTVDLPEKLLSSLLVLRIVKCPNLKEKSCKGGSYWPLISLIPYLDIDE, via the coding sequence ATGGCTGAAATCgttctttctgccttcttgacaGTGGTCTTTGAAAAACTGGCATCTGAAGCCTTGAAGAAGATTGTTCGCTCCAAAGGAATTGAATCTGAGCTCAAGAAACTGAAGAAGACATTAGACCAAATCCAAGATCTGCTTAACGACGCTTCCCAGAAGGAAGTAACTAATGAAGCCGTTAAAAGATGGCTGAATGATCTCCAACATTTGGCTTATGACATAGACGACCTACTTGATGATCTTGCAACAGAAGCTATTCATCGTGAGTTGACCGAGGAGGGTGGAGCCTCCACCAGTGTGGTAAGAAAACTAATCCCAAGTTGTTGCACAAGTTTCTCACAAAGTAATAGGATGCATGCCAAGTTAGATGATATTGCCACCAGGTTACAAGAACTGGTAGAGGCAAAAAATAATCTTGGTTTAAGTGTGATAACATATGAAAAGCCAAAAATTGAAAGGTATGAGGCGTCTTTGGTAGATGAAAGCGGTATTGTCGGACGTGAAGATGATAAGAAAAAATTGCTGGAGAAGCTGTTGGGGGATAAAGATGAATCAGGGAGTCAAAACTTCAGCATCGTGCCCATAGTTGGTATGGGTGGAGTTGGCAAAACAACTCTAGCTAGACTCTTGTATGATGAAAAGAAAGTGAAGGATCACTTCGAACTCAGGGCCTGGGTTTGTGTTTCTGATGAGTTCAGTGTTACCAATATAAGCAGAGTTATCTATCAATCTGTGACTGGGGAAAACAAGGAATTTGCAGATTTAAATCTGCTTCAAGAAGCTCTTAAAAAGAAACTTCAGAACAAACTATTTTTAATAGTTTTAGATGATATATGGTCTGAAAGCTATGGTGATTGGGAGAAATTAGTGGGCCCATTTCATGCTGGGACTTCTGGAAGTAGAATAATCATGACTACTCGGAAGGAGCAATTACTCAAACAGCTGGGTTTTTCTCATGAAGACCCTCTGCATAGCATAGACTCCCTGCAACGTCTATCACAAGAAGATGCTTTGTCTTTGTTTTCTCAACACGCATTTGGTGTACCTAACTTTGATTCACATCCAACACTAAGGCCATATGGGGAACAGTTTGTGAAAAAATGTGGGGGATTGCCTTTGGCTTTAAGAATACTTGGAAGGTTATTAAGGACAAAAACAGATGAGGAAGAATGGAAATCTCTGTTGGATAGTGAGATATGGAGTTTAGGAAATGAAGATAAGATTGTTCCTGTTCTTAGACTAAGCTACAATGATCTTTCTGCCACTTTGAAGTTGTTGTTTGCATACTGCTCTTTGTTCCCCAAGGACTATGTGTTTGACAAAGAGGAGTTGGTTCTGCTGTGGATGGCGGAAGGGTTTTTGCAACACTCTGCTGCAAGAAATTCAATGCAGCAGTGGGGTCAGAAATGTTTTGAAGAGTTGCTGTCAAGGTCATTTTTTCAACATGCTCCTCATGACAAATCGTTGTTTGTGATGCATGACCTCCTGAATGACATGGCCACATATGTTGCTGGAGACTTTTTTTCAAGGTTAGACATTGAGATAAAACAGGAATTTGGGAAGGAACCTTTGAAAAAGCAACGACATATGTCATTTGTTTGTGAGGATTATGTGGTTTACAAAAGGTTTAAGCCATTAAAAGGAGCTAAAAGTTTGAGAACATTTTTAGCATTGTCTGTTGGGGTGGTAGGAAGTTGGATAacattttatttatcaaataaggtccTGAATGACTTACTTCAGGAGTTACCATTGTTAAGGGTCCTAAGTTTGACTCATCTTACAATAAGTGAGGTACCAGAAGTGGTGGGTAGTATGAAGCACTTGCGGTATCTTAATCTATCTTGGACTTCAATTACCCATTTACCGGAAAATGTCTGCAATCTTTATAATTTACAGACGTTGATTCTTTCTAGCTGTTATAAATTGATTAAGTTGCCCGAGAGCTTCTCAAAGCTTAAAGATTTGCAGCATTTTGACATGATGGGTAGTTTCATGTTGAAGACGATGCCCTTAGGGATTGGTGAGTTGAAAAGTCTTCACACTCTCTCCAGTGATATTGGCTTAAAATTAACCGAGCTTAAGAACTTGCAAAATCTCCATGGGAAAGTTTGTATTGATGGGCTGGGAAATGTGGAAAATTCAGCGGACGCACGTGAGGCGAACTTCTCTCGAAAAAGGTTTAGTGAGTTAGTGTTGGATTGGGGTGATGAGTTTAATGTCCTTCGAACAAAATCACTTGAAAAAGAGATCCTCAATGAGCTGATGCCTTATAATGGTACTCTAGAAAAACTCAGAATTTCTTTATATAGAGGTGTAGAGTTTCCAAATTGGGTTGGGGATCCATCCTATCGTCGGTTGACTATAGTGTCGATAGAAAGCTGTGAAGAATCAACCTCTCTACCAATGCTTGGGCAACTACCATCACTGAAGGAGCTGTTTATTGGTGGGATGAGTAAGGTGAAGGTTGTAGGTATGGAGTTTCTTGGGACCGATCTTGCATTTCCTTCACTTGAAATCCTAGAGTTTGATAGTATGTCAGGGTGGGAGGAATGGTCAACAAAGAGTGGGGCGTTTCCTTGCCTTCAAGAGCTTTGTATTGAAGATTGTCCTAATCTGGTCCGGGTCTCCCTTGAAGCACTACCTTCACTAAGGGTTCTGAAACTAAGAAAATGTGGTCATGGTGTATTGAAAAGCCTGGTTGATATAGCTTTGTCAATCACCAAGTTGGAAATAGATGATATTTCAGGGCTTACTGACGAGGTGTGGAGAGGTATGATTGGGTGTCTAGGGGCAGTTGAAGAAATAAAAATCAGCGAATGTAATGAAATAAGATACTTGTGGGAATCAGAAGCAGAGGCAAGTAAGCTTCTTATGAATTTAAAGATGTTGGAGTTaagaaaatgtgaaaatttgGTGAGTTTAGGGGAGAAAGATAAGGAGGATAATTGTGGGAGCAGCCTAACATCTTTTAGTTGGTTGGGAGTATGGAATTGTAACAGCTTGGAGCATTGCAGTTGTCCTGATAGCATGGAGACTTTGGATATTTGGGATTGTGATTCAATTACATCCGTCTCCTTCCCAACAGGAGGAGGGCAGAAGCTCAAGTCACTTGTCATTTGGGATTGCAAGAAACTATCGGAAAAGGAGTTGGGAGGAAAAGAGAAGACAAGGTTTCTTATAAAATCAAAAATGCAGATGCTTGAATTTGTATTTATAGCTAATTGGCCAAATCTGAAATCCAtcagtgaattgagttgcttcaTTCACCTGAACAGATTATGTATATCAGAGTGTCCAGGTATGGAGTCATTTCCTGACCATGAGTTGCCGAATCTCACCTCGTTAACAGAACTAACAATTAAAAAGTGTACAAGTATGGATGCATCCTTTCCTCGTGGGCTTTGGCCTCCGAAATTGTGTCGGCTTGAAATAGGAGAGTTGAAGAAGCCCATCTCAGAGTGGGGCCCACAGAATTTCCCAACCTCACTTTCTCACTTAACATTGTATGGCGGACCATATGATGATGTGAAAAACTTTGCGCAGTTGTCCCATCTTTTACCTTCATCTCTTACTTCTCTTGGCATAGATCGATTTGAGAAACTGGATTCGGTTTCAACGGGACTCCAACACCTCACCTCCCTCCAACATCTCTTCATTTGCAACTGCCCAAAGACGGTGGATCTACCAGAAAAGTTGTTGTCTTCACTTCTGGTTTTGAGAATAGTAAAATGCCCAAATTTGAAAGAAAAGAGTTGCAAAGGAGGCTCCTATTGGCCCCTCATCTCCCTTATCCCCTACTTGGACATAGACGAGTAA